CGCTTGGAGGTGGGCGGCTGCCTTCTCGCGGGAGGCGAACAGGCCGGTCGATTCGATGACCACGTCCACGCCCAGGTCGCCCCAGGGGAGTTGCGCCGGGTCGCGCTCGGACAGGACCTTGATGGACTTGCCGTTGACCGAGATGCTGGCGTCAGAGGCTTCGACCTGTCCCGGAAAGCGTCCGTGGATGCTGTCGTACTCCAGCAGGTGGGCCAGCGTTGCCGCGTCGGTGAGGTCGTTGACCGCGACGATTTCGTAGTCTTTCTGTTCCAACCCCGCACGGAGCATGTTACGACCGATGCGACCGAAACCGTTAATTGCTACCCTGGCTGCCACTGTAATCCTCCTGGCTGATGTGTTGCTCGCAGGCGCGTCGCCGCTGGCGGCAATCGTCCTGCAAACGAGTTAACCCACCTTGTACAAACGTTTGAAAAGGTGGGGGAAACAGCGTTCGTATCTCATGCGCGGCAGACGGGGTCAAGGTAACAGGGCCGTTCGTTTCCGGCTTCGGGGGGATGCTGCATAATGGGTTGGCCGCGTGACCAGGCTGGTGTTTGCAGGGCGCAGCTTGTGCGCGCCTGACGCGAACTGTTATTCGGTCGGCGGCGAGGGAGTAGACTGAGGCGGTGGAGTCGGGTGGAGGTATACAGTTTCTGGACATGGTCGGTGGGTCGGGGCCCGTCGTGCAGGGGGTGCTGTACCTGCTCATCGCGGTGTCGGTAATCAGCTGGGCGGTCATTCTTTTCAAGGCTCGGCAGATCCGTGTGGCGCGACGTTTTTCCGAGCGTTTCCTCGACATGTTCTGGCAGACTCGCAACCTGACCGAGGTGTCGCGGGCTTGCAGCGGCCTGCCGGAAAACCCGGTCGCCGAGGTTTTCAGGGCCGGTTACGAGGAGCTGCTTCGCTTGCGGACCCGCAAGCGCGGATCCTCGGACCCGCTGACCACCGAGCTTGGCGGTGTGGCCAACGTGGAGAGGGCCATGCGGCGAGCGGCCAGCCTGCAGCGGGTCAAAATGGAAAGGCAGCTGACTTTCCTGGCCACCACTGCCAGCTCGGC
This genomic window from Candidatus Binatota bacterium contains:
- the tolQ gene encoding protein TolQ, encoding MDMVGGSGPVVQGVLYLLIAVSVISWAVILFKARQIRVARRFSERFLDMFWQTRNLTEVSRACSGLPENPVAEVFRAGYEELLRLRTRKRGSSDPLTTELGGVANVERAMRRAASLQRVKMERQLTFLATTASSAPFVGLFGTVWGIMNSFMGLSEGGSSSIQAVAPGISEALVATAMGLAAAIPALVAYNHFARRATVLAGDMENFASEFLNIAERHFLGQAGRG